The proteins below come from a single Fusobacterium nucleatum genomic window:
- a CDS encoding mechanosensitive ion channel family protein, protein MKSAFYEKILENLLTSLEHYLPILAGKIIIFLLICFIWPKITKFLLKTLEKTMSLRHNDPLLISFLKSLIKTLMYIALAFIIIGIIGIKATSLVTILGTAGVAVGLALQGSLANLASGILILFFKQVSKGDFISSLDGTIEGTVQSIHILYTTIQQPNGPMIIVPNSQIANASIINYSKNPFRRLDLVYSASYDDPVDKVISVLHQVIENEPRIIRNNPSMPITISLTKQNASSLDYMFRAWVKKEDYIDTMLDCNINVKKFFDKNGIEIPYNKLDLYMKNNLNINNK, encoded by the coding sequence ATGAAAAGTGCTTTTTATGAAAAAATATTAGAAAATCTATTGACAAGTTTAGAACATTATTTGCCAATACTTGCTGGAAAAATAATAATCTTTTTATTGATTTGTTTTATATGGCCCAAAATTACAAAATTTTTACTTAAAACTCTTGAAAAAACAATGTCATTAAGACATAATGATCCTTTACTTATATCATTTTTAAAATCTTTAATAAAAACTCTTATGTATATTGCTTTGGCCTTTATAATAATAGGAATTATTGGAATAAAAGCAACTTCACTTGTTACAATTTTAGGTACTGCTGGTGTTGCTGTTGGTTTAGCATTACAAGGAAGTTTAGCTAATCTTGCCAGTGGAATTTTAATTTTATTTTTTAAACAAGTTTCTAAAGGAGATTTCATTTCAAGTTTAGATGGAACCATTGAAGGAACTGTACAAAGTATACATATACTATATACAACAATACAACAACCTAATGGTCCTATGATTATTGTACCAAATAGCCAAATTGCTAATGCCTCTATTATTAATTATTCAAAAAATCCATTTAGAAGACTTGATTTAGTTTATTCAGCCTCTTATGATGATCCAGTGGATAAAGTTATTTCTGTTTTACATCAAGTTATTGAAAATGAACCAAGGATAATAAGAAATAATCCTAGTATGCCTATTACTATAAGTCTTACTAAACAAAATGCTAGTTCACTTGATTATATGTTTAGGGCTTGGGTGAAAAAAGAAGATTATATTGACACAATGCTAGATTGTAACATCAATGTTAAAAAGTTTTTTGATAAAAATGGAATTGAAATTCCTTATAATAAACTTGATTTATATATGAAAAATAACCTTAATATTAATAATAAATAA
- a CDS encoding N-glycosylase/DNA lyase has product MKKNEYFNEIEKIYKEMSPHFKERLKEFKNIWENGSNKDIHLELSFCILTPQSKALNAWQAITNLKKDDLIYNGKAEELVEFLNIVRFKNNKAKYLVELREQMRKDGKIITKDFFNSLPTVNEKRDWIVKNIKGMSYKEASHFLRNVGFGEDIAILDRHILKNLVKLDVIDELPKTLTPKLYLEIEEKMRNYCKFVKIPMDEMDLLLWYKEAGVIFK; this is encoded by the coding sequence ATGAAAAAAAATGAATATTTTAATGAAATTGAAAAAATTTATAAAGAAATGAGTCCCCATTTTAAAGAAAGGTTAAAAGAATTTAAAAATATATGGGAAAATGGCTCAAATAAAGATATCCATTTAGAGTTATCTTTTTGTATTTTAACTCCTCAATCTAAAGCATTAAATGCTTGGCAAGCTATAACAAATTTAAAAAAAGATGATTTAATTTATAATGGAAAGGCAGAAGAACTTGTTGAATTTTTAAATATTGTCAGATTTAAAAATAATAAAGCTAAGTATCTCGTTGAGTTAAGAGAACAGATGAGAAAAGATGGTAAAATTATAACCAAAGACTTTTTTAATTCACTTCCAACTGTTAATGAAAAAAGAGATTGGATAGTAAAAAATATTAAGGGAATGTCCTATAAAGAGGCTAGCCATTTTTTAAGAAATGTAGGTTTTGGAGAAGATATTGCCATACTTGATAGACATATATTAAAAAATTTAGTTAAATTAGATGTTATAGATGAGTTACCTAAGACTTTAACTCCTAAATTATATTTAGAAATAGAAGAAAAAATGAGAAATTATTGTAAATTTGTAAAAATTCCTATGGACGAGATGGATTTATTACTTTGGTATAAAGAGGCAGGAGTAATTTTTAAATAA
- a CDS encoding AEC family transporter: MENFLLALNVVLPIFFIMTLGFLLKKLRMVDKHSLNIMNKLVFRVFMSTLLFLNVYNIGDFSALSIDNLKLLGYAFIIILVVFFIAWLIYMPKVKDKKKLSVLIQGVYRGNFVLFGLAIVDSIYGKDGLATVSLLTIVVIPTFNVLAVIILEYYSGREISKLKLLKQVIKNPLIIATLLGIAFIMFKINIPKSIYKTLSDISKIATPLAFIVLGAELKFGNMLKNIKYLISVNILRLIGNPLITVGIGKLVGFQGIELVALLSMSACPTAVASYTMAKEMNADGDLAGEIVATTSMLSIFTIFCWVFMLKNLGWI; this comes from the coding sequence ATGGAAAATTTTTTATTAGCACTCAATGTGGTATTACCCATATTTTTTATAATGACATTAGGTTTTTTGCTAAAAAAACTTAGAATGGTAGATAAGCATAGTTTAAATATTATGAATAAATTGGTATTTAGAGTGTTTATGAGTACTTTGTTATTTTTAAATGTCTATAATATTGGGGATTTTTCAGCACTTTCTATAGATAATTTAAAGCTATTGGGATATGCTTTTATAATTATTCTTGTTGTATTTTTTATTGCTTGGTTAATCTATATGCCAAAAGTAAAAGATAAAAAGAAATTATCAGTTTTGATTCAAGGAGTATATAGAGGAAATTTTGTTTTATTTGGCTTGGCTATTGTAGATAGTATTTATGGTAAAGATGGTTTAGCAACAGTTTCGCTTTTAACTATTGTTGTTATACCAACTTTTAATGTGTTAGCAGTTATAATATTGGAGTACTATTCAGGTAGAGAAATAAGTAAATTAAAACTTTTAAAACAAGTAATTAAAAATCCTCTAATAATAGCAACTCTGTTAGGGATTGCCTTTATAATGTTTAAAATAAATATTCCTAAATCAATATATAAAACATTATCTGATATTTCAAAAATTGCAACACCTCTTGCATTTATAGTATTAGGAGCAGAATTAAAATTTGGAAATATGTTAAAAAATATTAAATATCTTATTTCTGTAAATATATTAAGACTTATAGGAAATCCATTAATAACAGTAGGAATTGGAAAATTAGTTGGCTTTCAGGGAATAGAATTAGTTGCTTTACTTTCAATGAGTGCCTGCCCAACAGCAGTTGCTTCATATACTATGGCAAAAGAAATGAATGCTGATGGAGATTTAGCAGGAGAAATTGTTGCAACAACAAGTATGCTTTCAATATTTACAATTTTTTGTTGGGTATTTATGTTGAAAAATTTAGGGTGGATATAG
- a CDS encoding ATP-binding protein, whose amino-acid sequence MLKKEIKLKNRDSYLEKLVKFKDTDFIKIITGIRRCGKSSLMKLMIKHLLENGIKEEQIIQINFESIEFKKMTAETLYNYVKKNLPKDKKAYLFFDEIQKISEWQDAINSFRVDFECDIYITGSNAFLLSGEYATYLAGRSVEIKVYPLSFIEFLNFHGYKIIGKKNLIGGITRKIENENGETYEIKELFEAYMTFGGMPSLTEIPLELDKALTILDGIYSSVVIRDILEREKQRGRRQVTDSSLLRKIIMFLADNIGNNTSINSISNILLNEKLIDAKPAAQTVQSYVSTLLEAYIFYEIKRFDIKGKEYLKTLGKYYIVDIGLKNYLLGFRNRDIGHSIENIVYFELLRHGYDVAIGKIGENEIDFIATNINSKIYIQVTESMANLGTRERELAPFYKIKDNFEKIVITNDESHLGIQDGIKIIRLIDFLLDEKILKN is encoded by the coding sequence TTGTTAAAAAAAGAAATTAAGCTAAAAAATCGTGATAGCTATTTAGAAAAACTTGTAAAATTTAAAGATACAGATTTTATAAAAATTATCACTGGTATTCGTCGTTGTGGAAAATCAAGTCTAATGAAATTAATGATAAAACATCTTTTAGAAAATGGTATAAAAGAAGAGCAGATTATACAAATAAATTTTGAATCAATAGAATTTAAAAAAATGACTGCTGAAACTTTATATAATTATGTAAAGAAAAATTTACCTAAAGATAAAAAAGCTTATCTATTTTTTGATGAAATACAAAAGATTTCAGAATGGCAAGATGCTATAAATTCATTTAGAGTTGATTTTGAATGCGATATCTATATAACAGGTTCTAATGCTTTTTTGTTATCAGGTGAATATGCTACTTATTTGGCTGGAAGAAGTGTTGAAATTAAAGTCTATCCTTTATCTTTTATTGAATTTTTAAATTTTCATGGATATAAAATTATTGGAAAGAAAAATTTAATAGGTGGTATAACTAGAAAAATTGAAAATGAAAATGGAGAAACTTATGAAATAAAAGAACTTTTTGAAGCATATATGACTTTTGGTGGAATGCCTAGTCTTACAGAAATCCCTTTAGAACTAGACAAGGCTTTAACTATTCTTGATGGAATTTATTCAAGTGTTGTGATAAGAGATATCTTAGAACGTGAAAAACAAAGAGGTAGAAGACAAGTAACAGATTCAAGTTTGCTTAGAAAAATTATAATGTTTTTAGCAGATAATATTGGAAATAATACTTCTATTAATTCTATTTCTAATATTTTATTAAATGAAAAATTAATTGATGCTAAACCTGCTGCTCAAACAGTACAGTCTTATGTTTCTACTCTTCTTGAAGCATATATATTTTATGAAATAAAAAGATTTGATATTAAAGGAAAAGAATATTTAAAAACACTAGGGAAATATTATATAGTGGATATAGGATTAAAAAATTATTTGTTAGGATTTAGAAATAGGGATATAGGACATAGTATTGAAAATATTGTTTATTTTGAACTATTACGTCATGGCTATGATGTAGCAATAGGAAAAATAGGAGAAAATGAGATAGATTTTATAGCTACAAATATAAATAGTAAAATTTACATACAAGTAACAGAAAGCATGGCTAATCTAGGCACAAGGGAAAGAGAATTAGCACCATTTTATAAAATTAAAGATAATTTTGAAAAAATAGTAATTACTAATGATGAAAGCCACTTAGGAATACAAGATGGAATAAAGATTATAAGATTAATAGATTTTTTACTTGATGAGAAAATATTAAAGAATTAA
- a CDS encoding DEAD/DEAH box helicase family protein: MSNFDFLKDDFFDLYELCLEAEENCYIKPRTSAFYSRLALEFCVALVYKFENIQTPYNSTVLNDFINNREFKQLFQNQSQIDGLNIIRKFGNSAAHILKNVIDNTAKTLTLDRNIALNCLKGLFDFTLWIGYCYGSTLQTDDIKFDDKYIPKNVSKPESANDIKVADNYVQDSINNIKVIPVKKHNTRINNNNFSEKETRKLFIDTLLVKAGWNLDDKNMFEYEIEGLKSTASGKGKIDYVLWGDSAFPLAIIEAKKVDFNAKKGEFQALEYAEALEKKFNFFPIRFVTNGFEIFIYENKNSIPRRVYGFYRKEELLKIIARRNEKIGANDISINREIINRPYQVIAVKNAIENYISGNRKSLLVMATGSGKTRVAISIVDCLSKLNMIKRTLFLADRIALVKQALNNFKKSLPDYTLVDLVSEKDKDNAKIIFSTYQTMMAESEKTKEDGTNKYGVGAFDLIIVDEAHRSIYQKYGDLFEYFDSLVLGLTATPKDEIDRNTFKVFDMNSKEPTYSYDLFEAAKDEYLLLPKIKEGALNYPENGIVYSKLSEEEKEKYESLFDEEDSMPEEISGDSLNSWFFNNDTTSKVLTTLMEKGYKIESGDKLGKTIIFAKNDRHADHIVEIFNRLYKNLGGEFCQKITTKVEKVQALIDRFVNPNSFPQIAVSVDMLDTGIDIPEILNLVFYKKVKSKAKFWQMIGRGTRRCKDIYGAGKDKEDFLILDFCRNFSYFEMKDRFEEDNTKLTKSLSSKIFENKVKMIFKLQDLEYQMNEKYKKFWENLVNEVYNLIVSLNEENISVKTRISYVKKYKNIDILKNLEEKDVDEIIKNLSSLPFSIAEKTEMEKKFENLVLKTQLKLFDNKKVENEKIEISDIAKELSKKGTIKEIQKNANYIIKIIKDENYLNNIDILELENLKDIIEPLTIFLDSKGKTLNYVVGNFTDTFLSITEKNIHTFGSVYLNSKEKFQKYLDNNKNLLSIKKLRNNIELDAEDLKELKQLLYSNEEVDLESLKTENNSEIEKISSIYGKNESFGIFIRSLVGLDRKAINKEFSEFLNTEKFNSNQIELINLIIENIVKYGAYSKNEIPKLSNDILGTSVSNIFTDNNDLQKIVNIIDKINSNAPKLL, encoded by the coding sequence ATGAGTAATTTTGATTTTTTGAAAGATGATTTTTTTGATTTATATGAACTGTGTTTAGAAGCAGAAGAGAATTGTTATATTAAGCCTAGGACAAGTGCTTTTTACTCAAGATTGGCACTTGAATTTTGTGTTGCCTTAGTATATAAGTTTGAAAATATACAAACTCCTTATAATAGTACAGTTTTAAATGATTTTATTAATAATAGAGAGTTTAAACAGTTATTTCAAAATCAAAGTCAAATAGATGGACTTAATATTATTAGAAAATTTGGTAATAGTGCAGCCCATATCTTAAAAAATGTAATAGATAATACAGCAAAAACTCTTACTTTAGATAGAAATATTGCTCTAAACTGTTTAAAAGGACTTTTTGATTTTACACTTTGGATAGGATATTGTTATGGTTCCACTTTGCAAACTGATGATATAAAATTTGATGATAAATATATACCCAAAAATGTATCTAAACCTGAAAGTGCTAATGATATTAAGGTAGCAGATAATTACGTACAAGACAGTATTAATAATATAAAAGTAATTCCTGTTAAAAAGCACAATACAAGAATAAATAATAATAATTTTTCAGAAAAAGAAACTAGAAAGTTATTTATAGATACTCTACTTGTAAAAGCTGGTTGGAACTTAGATGACAAAAATATGTTTGAATATGAAATTGAAGGATTAAAAAGCACAGCTTCTGGAAAAGGGAAAATAGACTATGTATTATGGGGAGATAGTGCTTTTCCACTTGCAATAATAGAGGCTAAGAAGGTTGATTTTAATGCTAAAAAAGGAGAATTTCAAGCTTTAGAATATGCAGAAGCCTTAGAGAAAAAATTTAATTTCTTTCCAATAAGATTTGTTACTAATGGTTTTGAAATTTTTATATATGAGAATAAAAATTCAATCCCTAGAAGAGTTTATGGATTTTATAGAAAAGAAGAACTTCTAAAAATTATAGCTAGAAGAAATGAAAAAATAGGTGCAAATGATATTTCTATAAATAGAGAAATAATAAATAGACCTTATCAAGTAATAGCAGTAAAAAATGCAATAGAAAACTATATTTCAGGAAATAGAAAATCTTTACTTGTTATGGCAACAGGTTCAGGAAAAACAAGAGTTGCAATTTCAATAGTAGATTGTTTATCAAAATTAAATATGATTAAAAGAACTTTATTTTTAGCAGATAGAATAGCACTTGTTAAGCAAGCTTTAAATAATTTTAAAAAATCTTTACCTGATTATACTCTTGTAGATTTAGTATCTGAAAAAGACAAAGATAATGCAAAAATTATATTTTCTACTTATCAGACAATGATGGCAGAGTCAGAAAAAACTAAGGAAGATGGAACTAATAAATATGGAGTGGGTGCATTTGATTTAATTATTGTTGATGAAGCACATAGAAGTATCTATCAAAAATATGGAGATTTGTTTGAGTATTTTGATAGTTTAGTTTTAGGGCTTACTGCAACTCCAAAAGATGAAATAGATAGAAATACATTTAAAGTTTTTGATATGAATTCAAAAGAACCAACATATTCTTATGATTTATTTGAAGCAGCTAAAGATGAATACTTATTATTACCTAAAATAAAAGAAGGTGCTTTAAATTATCCAGAAAATGGTATAGTTTATAGTAAACTTTCAGAAGAAGAAAAAGAAAAATATGAAAGTCTTTTTGATGAGGAAGATAGTATGCCAGAAGAAATTTCAGGAGATAGTTTGAATTCTTGGTTTTTTAATAATGATACAACAAGTAAAGTTCTCACAACTCTAATGGAAAAAGGATATAAAATTGAATCAGGTGATAAATTAGGAAAAACTATAATATTTGCAAAGAATGATAGACATGCAGACCATATTGTAGAGATTTTCAATAGATTATATAAAAATCTTGGAGGAGAATTTTGCCAAAAAATTACAACAAAAGTTGAAAAGGTTCAAGCATTAATAGATAGATTTGTAAATCCTAATAGTTTCCCTCAAATAGCTGTATCAGTTGATATGCTTGACACTGGAATAGATATTCCAGAAATATTAAATCTTGTTTTCTATAAAAAAGTAAAATCAAAAGCTAAATTTTGGCAAATGATAGGTAGAGGAACAAGAAGATGTAAGGATATTTATGGAGCTGGCAAAGATAAAGAAGATTTTTTAATTTTAGATTTTTGCAGAAATTTCTCATATTTTGAAATGAAAGATAGATTTGAAGAAGATAATACAAAATTAACAAAATCATTATCTAGTAAAATTTTTGAAAACAAGGTTAAGATGATTTTTAAACTTCAAGATTTAGAATATCAAATGAATGAAAAATATAAAAAATTTTGGGAAAATCTAGTAAATGAAGTATATAATTTAATAGTTTCTTTAAATGAAGAAAATATTTCAGTAAAAACAAGAATTTCTTATGTAAAAAAATATAAAAATATTGATATCTTAAAAAATTTAGAAGAAAAAGATGTAGATGAGATTATTAAAAATTTAAGTTCACTGCCTTTTTCTATTGCTGAAAAAACTGAAATGGAAAAGAAATTTGAAAATCTTGTTTTAAAAACTCAACTAAAATTATTTGATAATAAAAAAGTAGAAAATGAAAAAATAGAAATTTCTGATATTGCAAAGGAATTATCTAAGAAAGGAACTATAAAAGAAATTCAAAAAAATGCAAACTATATTATAAAAATAATAAAAGATGAAAATTATCTAAATAATATTGATATTTTAGAATTAGAAAATTTAAAAGATATTATTGAACCTTTAACAATATTTTTGGATTCAAAAGGAAAAACTTTAAATTATGTAGTGGGAAATTTTACAGATACTTTCCTTTCAATAACAGAAAAAAATATACATACTTTTGGTTCAGTTTACCTTAATTCTAAGGAGAAATTTCAAAAATATTTAGACAATAATAAAAACTTACTTTCTATAAAAAAATTAAGAAATAACATAGAATTGGATGCAGAGGACTTAAAGGAATTAAAACAACTTTTATACAGTAATGAGGAAGTTGATCTTGAAAGTCTAAAAACTGAAAATAATTCTGAAATTGAAAAAATATCTAGTATTTATGGGAAAAATGAAAGTTTTGGTATTTTCATTCGTTCTTTGGTTGGTTTAGACAGGAAAGCTATCAATAAAGAATTTTCTGAATTTTTAAATACTGAAAAATTTAATTCTAATCAAATTGAATTAATCAATTTAATAATTGAAAATATAGTAAAATATGGTGCTTACTCAAAGAATGAGATTCCTAAGCTTTCAAATGATATTTTAGGAACATCAGTTTCTAATATTTTTACAGATAATAATGATTTACAAAAAATAGTTAATATTATTGATAAAATAAACTCTAATGCTCCTAAATTACTTTAA
- the xerA gene encoding site-specific tyrosine recombinase/integron integrase: MVDTLILDIKQAMSSTLTNGQIEKLHKVLAHYLYDLEITKKEGAEKEEKQNIEYLEAFLSAKHVEGCSRKSLKYYKATIENLFKKIDKSIKHITTNDLREYLDNYQKEGNASKITIDNIRRIFSSFFAWLEEEDYILKSPVRRIHKVKTGTLVKETYSDEAMEIMRDNCRSLRDLAIIDILASTGMRVGELVKLNIEDIDFEGRECVVFGKGDKERKVYFDARTKIHLHNYLKTRDDDNSALFVSLLKPYKRLQISGVEIMLRQLGRKLNITKVHPHKFRRTLATKAIDKGMPIEQVQQLLGHQKIDTTLQYAMVSQNNVKISHRKYIG, encoded by the coding sequence ATGGTAGATACTTTGATTTTAGACATAAAACAAGCTATGTCTTCAACTTTGACAAATGGACAAATAGAAAAATTGCATAAGGTACTGGCACATTATTTGTATGATTTAGAGATTACTAAAAAAGAAGGTGCTGAAAAAGAGGAAAAGCAAAATATTGAATATTTAGAGGCTTTTTTATCAGCTAAACATGTTGAAGGTTGTTCAAGAAAATCATTAAAATATTACAAGGCAACAATAGAAAATTTATTTAAAAAAATAGATAAATCTATTAAGCATATTACAACTAATGATTTAAGAGAATATTTGGACAACTATCAAAAAGAAGGAAATGCAAGTAAAATAACAATAGATAATATCAGAAGAATATTTTCAAGTTTTTTTGCTTGGCTTGAAGAGGAAGATTATATTTTAAAAAGTCCTGTTAGAAGAATACATAAAGTAAAAACAGGAACACTCGTAAAAGAAACTTATTCTGATGAAGCAATGGAAATTATGAGAGATAATTGTAGATCTCTTAGAGACTTAGCTATTATTGATATATTAGCTTCAACAGGAATGAGAGTTGGAGAGTTAGTAAAATTAAATATAGAAGATATTGATTTTGAAGGAAGAGAATGTGTTGTTTTTGGTAAAGGAGATAAGGAAAGAAAAGTATATTTTGATGCAAGAACTAAGATACATCTACATAACTATTTAAAAACAAGAGATGATGATAATTCTGCACTTTTTGTTTCTCTTTTAAAACCATATAAAAGATTGCAGATTAGTGGTGTTGAAATAATGCTTAGACAACTTGGAAGAAAATTGAATATTACTAAGGTTCATCCTCATAAGTTCAGAAGAACCTTGGCAACAAAAGCAATAGATAAAGGTATGCCTATTGAGCAAGTTCAACAGTTATTAGGACATCAGAAAATAGATACCACTTTACAATATGCAATGGTTAGCCAAAATAATGTGAAGATTTCACATAGAAAATATATTGGTTAA
- a CDS encoding Fic family protein, with translation MRAIKILEQFTEEYIDDLNVRMTHHSNAIEGNTLTLNETASIILDDTIPNAMSKREFLEVLNHSDALKFLLSELQNNTINIYMIKEINKILLNRLNHNAGNFKTDYNYIRGADFETASPGETPYKMKEWFENMDYQLKNSNSDSEKLKIILENHIKFERIHPFSDGNGRTGRLIMLALMLENNLTPFVITVEDRAKYMDILRSQDIENFINLVEPLMKEEEKRILAFKNSSNLQI, from the coding sequence TTGAGAGCAATTAAAATATTAGAACAATTTACAGAAGAATATATAGATGACTTAAATGTAAGAATGACACATCATTCCAATGCAATTGAAGGGAATACATTAACATTAAATGAAACTGCAAGTATAATTTTAGATGACACTATTCCCAATGCAATGTCTAAAAGAGAATTTCTAGAAGTTTTAAATCATTCAGATGCTTTAAAATTTTTATTATCTGAATTACAAAATAATACAATAAATATCTATATGATAAAAGAAATTAATAAAATTTTATTGAATAGATTAAATCATAATGCTGGAAATTTTAAAACTGATTATAACTATATAAGGGGAGCAGATTTTGAGACAGCAAGCCCAGGTGAAACTCCATATAAGATGAAAGAATGGTTTGAAAATATGGATTATCAGTTAAAAAACTCTAATTCTGATAGTGAGAAATTAAAAATAATACTTGAAAATCATATAAAATTTGAAAGAATACATCCATTTTCAGATGGAAATGGAAGAACAGGAAGATTAATAATGCTTGCTTTAATGCTAGAAAATAACTTAACTCCTTTTGTCATTACAGTAGAAGATAGAGCAAAATATATGGATATTTTAAGAAGTCAAGATATTGAAAATTTTATAAATTTAGTAGAACCATTGATGAAAGAAGAAGAAAAGAGAATTTTAGCTTTTAAAAATTCATCAAATTTACAGATATAA
- a CDS encoding restriction endonuclease subunit S, with translation MEYIKIKDILEFKKKSKIKASEGLKIGKYNFYTSSKEQKKFLDYYEYSNEALIIGTGGNANIHHSYGKFSVSTDCFVLENKGNKIFLVEYIYKYLLKNIHILENGFRGAGLKHISKEYLENIEIPIISIEKQKKLIKNLKNIDIFIDKNKQIKNELNFLNKSLFITFNKNGIEKRLDDIADISMGQSPLSQSYNIDKKGLPFYQGKTEFGDIYIKEPIIYCNSPIKIVEKNDILMSVRAPVGDVNIATQKSCIGRGLASIRAKKVDYLYLFYLLKERKIKIEKMGVGSTFKAINKNNISSLQIPIIEMSKQNRIKKYLLLIEKLSFIISSVIFKISEILKNKGVESN, from the coding sequence ATGGAGTATATAAAGATTAAAGATATATTAGAATTTAAGAAAAAATCAAAGATAAAAGCTAGTGAAGGATTAAAAATAGGTAAATATAATTTTTATACCTCTAGTAAAGAACAAAAGAAATTTTTAGATTATTATGAATACTCAAATGAAGCTCTTATTATTGGAACAGGTGGAAATGCTAACATACATCATTCCTATGGAAAATTTTCTGTATCTACTGATTGTTTTGTTTTGGAAAATAAAGGTAATAAAATTTTTTTAGTAGAATATATCTATAAATATCTATTAAAAAATATTCATATTCTTGAAAATGGTTTTAGAGGTGCTGGCTTAAAACATATAAGTAAAGAGTATTTAGAAAATATTGAAATTCCTATTATTTCTATAGAAAAACAAAAGAAATTAATAAAAAATTTAAAAAATATTGATATTTTTATAGATAAAAATAAACAAATAAAAAATGAATTAAATTTTTTGAACAAATCTTTATTTATAACTTTTAATAAGAATGGAATTGAAAAAAGACTTGATGATATAGCAGATATTAGTATGGGGCAATCTCCTTTATCTCAATCATATAATATAGATAAAAAAGGATTACCATTTTACCAAGGAAAAACAGAGTTTGGAGATATTTATATAAAAGAGCCAATTATTTATTGTAATTCACCAATAAAAATAGTAGAAAAAAATGATATTTTAATGTCTGTGAGAGCACCAGTTGGTGATGTCAATATTGCCACACAAAAGTCTTGTATAGGGAGAGGACTTGCTTCAATAAGAGCAAAAAAGGTTGATTATCTCTATTTATTCTATTTATTAAAAGAGCGAAAAATAAAAATTGAAAAAATGGGAGTTGGTAGTACATTTAAAGCAATTAATAAAAATAATATTTCATCACTGCAAATTCCAATAATTGAAATGAGTAAACAAAATAGGATAAAAAAATACTTACTTTTAATAGAGAAATTATCATTTATCATTTCGTCAGTTATTTTTAAAATTTCTGAAATACTGAAAAATAAAGGAGTTGAGAGCAATTAA